The following are encoded in a window of Massilia sp. R2A-15 genomic DNA:
- a CDS encoding bifunctional 2-polyprenyl-6-hydroxyphenol methylase/3-demethylubiquinol 3-O-methyltransferase UbiG: protein MREAGADHRHPRAVAPDSETNVSIKTEKWQHSRMTPIPYYDQNAPALVTQYESLAFEDVHAALLNLLPQPGATILDIGAGSGRDAAWFAANGYDVVAVEPSDAMLQRGRTLHPSSQIHWLSDSLPELSQVRRLGLTFDLILLSAVWMHIPPASRARALRKLATMLAPGGRIAITLRLGAPDREREMHEVSLQELSSLSQQFGLRVVHASESADRLGRVGISWTTAVLGLPDDGLGALPLLRNLVLVDDKSSTYKIALLRILARIADTANGTARHESDFVAVPMGMVALFWMRMYKPLIESDLPQMPRTRLGTRPGFVTDSFNALRIINPFELRVGATFSGDTAKHLQRSLSEISQLIRRMPATYLRWPASDQPIFEIQSGRRTTTPSPLSIDAPFLWSFGELRVPPQIWLALTRYNVWIEPVLISEWVRLIEVYAGSGQPNARQLAQTKLAWSDPERDTRIAREAVVRLRSAGKAVYCVWSGQRLRDDFDIDHCFPFAAWPCGDAWNLMPASKQINNQKSNRLITQGALERASDYITNWWEDAFLADGQTSKHCFYLEAAQTLPLLIEHPAPADIIDAMKMHRIRLSKDQGLRPWEPTPTATLRGPRASIIEQV, encoded by the coding sequence GTGCGTGAAGCCGGCGCCGATCACCGACATCCGCGTGCTGTTGCACCAGATAGCGAAACGAATGTTTCAATAAAGACAGAAAAATGGCAACATAGTCGAATGACGCCGATCCCCTACTACGATCAGAACGCACCAGCACTGGTGACTCAATATGAATCGTTGGCGTTCGAGGACGTGCATGCGGCGCTACTCAATCTGCTGCCCCAGCCTGGCGCCACTATTCTGGACATTGGCGCCGGCTCCGGTCGCGACGCTGCCTGGTTTGCGGCCAATGGATACGATGTCGTTGCGGTCGAACCGTCCGACGCAATGCTGCAAAGGGGACGGACGTTGCACCCGTCATCCCAAATTCACTGGTTGTCTGACAGCCTTCCCGAGCTCTCCCAGGTACGGCGCCTTGGACTGACCTTCGACCTCATTCTCCTGTCCGCGGTATGGATGCACATTCCTCCGGCGTCTCGTGCGCGAGCCCTGAGAAAGCTCGCCACGATGTTGGCGCCTGGCGGCCGCATTGCCATCACTCTCAGACTTGGTGCGCCTGATCGCGAACGCGAGATGCACGAAGTCTCGCTGCAGGAACTATCGTCACTCTCGCAGCAGTTCGGACTCAGAGTGGTTCACGCGAGCGAAAGCGCCGATCGATTGGGCCGCGTCGGCATTTCTTGGACCACTGCGGTCCTTGGGCTGCCTGACGACGGACTCGGCGCCTTGCCTCTTCTCCGCAACCTGGTTCTGGTGGACGACAAATCTTCCACATATAAAATCGCCCTATTACGCATACTGGCTCGGATCGCGGACACTGCGAACGGTACGGCACGCCACGAATCCGATTTCGTCGCCGTCCCCATGGGCATGGTCGCACTGTTCTGGATGCGCATGTACAAGCCCCTGATCGAAAGCGATCTGCCGCAGATGCCGCGTACGCGCTTAGGCACACGACCTGGCTTTGTCACGGACAGCTTCAACGCCCTACGGATCATCAATCCCTTCGAACTGCGTGTGGGGGCAACCTTCAGTGGCGACACGGCGAAGCATCTCCAACGCAGTCTTTCCGAGATCTCGCAATTAATTCGCCGGATGCCGGCCACCTATTTGCGCTGGCCGGCGAGTGACCAGCCCATATTCGAAATTCAATCTGGCCGACGCACCACTACCCCATCGCCGCTCTCGATTGACGCGCCCTTCCTCTGGAGCTTCGGCGAACTACGCGTGCCTCCCCAGATCTGGCTGGCCCTCACTCGCTACAACGTTTGGATTGAACCAGTCCTCATATCTGAGTGGGTCAGGCTGATAGAAGTCTATGCGGGGAGCGGCCAGCCGAACGCACGTCAACTAGCCCAAACAAAGTTGGCATGGTCAGATCCTGAGCGCGACACCCGAATCGCGCGCGAAGCCGTTGTGCGTCTCCGTTCGGCGGGGAAGGCTGTCTACTGCGTGTGGTCCGGCCAGCGATTGCGTGACGACTTCGATATTGACCACTGCTTTCCGTTTGCAGCCTGGCCTTGTGGCGACGCATGGAACCTGATGCCCGCGTCAAAACAAATCAACAATCAAAAGTCGAACCGCCTCATTACGCAGGGTGCACTTGAGCGCGCGAGTGATTACATCACCAACTGGTGGGAAGACGCATTCTTAGCCGACGGTCAAACCTCCAAACATTGCTTTTATCTTGAAGCCGCACAAACTCTGCCCCTCCTGATAGAACACCCGGCGCCGGCGGATATCATCGATGCGATGAAGATGCACCGCATCCGTCTCTCCAAAGATCAGGGACTGCGGCCATGGGAGCCTACACCGACGGCCACGCTGAGAGGCCCCAGGGCCAGCATCATCGAGCAGGTTTGA
- a CDS encoding HDOD domain-containing protein produces MQAAANAGNQWVALTLRIDASQAEDDEAAAWHAVFASGDLLSAMAPLDCLLLISTPTLLTPALLALMPSTRVMFAIDAAAMAGQAERQAAAALQQQGYRVLLDGADRDGVTDAPTLRAISLDCSAAAPAPGTLAPLFGPHLARGVDSAERRDECARAGFSWFCGDYPIRPPQSDEQDDGSSRKRLLNLLGLLADDADTREVEALLKQDPTLSYHLLKLVNSAAFAPSTPISSFSQAIGLLGRRQLQRWLQLLLYVRQRADGLPNPLLPVAALRAAQMESLCKQRGGDRETQDLAFMVGVFSLLDVLLGISMQEIADALRLAPDPAAALIARDGSMGRLLALVEAPSRDALLAAGVTPAHWWQSQLHAYHWAIQVSRNL; encoded by the coding sequence ATGCAAGCTGCTGCCAATGCGGGCAACCAATGGGTTGCATTGACCTTGCGCATCGACGCCAGCCAGGCGGAAGATGACGAGGCCGCCGCCTGGCACGCCGTGTTCGCCTCCGGCGACCTGCTGTCGGCAATGGCCCCGCTCGACTGCCTGCTGCTGATATCGACGCCAACCCTGCTCACCCCGGCGCTGCTGGCCCTGATGCCGTCCACCCGCGTGATGTTCGCGATCGACGCCGCGGCGATGGCCGGCCAGGCCGAGCGCCAGGCCGCCGCGGCGCTGCAGCAGCAGGGCTACCGGGTCCTGCTCGACGGCGCCGACCGCGACGGCGTGACAGATGCGCCAACGCTGCGCGCCATCTCCCTCGATTGCAGCGCCGCGGCGCCGGCCCCCGGCACGCTGGCGCCGCTGTTCGGCCCGCACCTGGCGCGCGGCGTCGACAGTGCCGAGCGCCGCGACGAATGCGCGCGCGCCGGCTTCAGCTGGTTTTGCGGCGACTACCCGATCCGTCCGCCGCAATCGGACGAGCAGGACGACGGCAGTTCGCGCAAGCGCCTGCTGAACCTGCTGGGCTTGCTGGCGGACGACGCCGACACGCGCGAGGTCGAAGCGCTGCTCAAGCAAGACCCGACACTGTCCTACCATCTGCTCAAGCTGGTCAATTCCGCCGCCTTCGCCCCCAGCACCCCGATCAGCAGTTTCAGCCAGGCCATCGGCCTGCTGGGCCGGCGCCAGCTGCAACGCTGGCTGCAATTGCTGCTGTACGTGCGCCAGCGGGCGGACGGTCTGCCCAATCCCTTGCTCCCGGTGGCCGCCTTGCGCGCGGCCCAGATGGAGTCGCTGTGCAAGCAGCGCGGCGGCGACCGCGAAACGCAGGACCTGGCGTTCATGGTGGGCGTGTTCTCGCTGCTCGACGTATTGCTCGGCATTTCGATGCAAGAGATCGCCGACGCCCTGCGCCTGGCGCCCGATCCGGCCGCGGCGCTGATTGCGCGCGACGGCTCGATGGGCCGCCTGCTGGCGCTGGTCGAGGCGCCATCGCGCGACGCGCTGCTGGCCGCCGGGGTCACGCCGGCGCACTGGTGGCAGAGCCAATTGCACGCCTACCACTGGGCGATCCAGGTCAGCAGGAACCTATAG
- a CDS encoding IS3 family transposase: MREHAEMYPVGLMCRLLGVSRSGYHASRCRPMSPRDSADIALIARLHEIDAEHRRAAGVIKMWRVLRAEKNPCGRNRVARLRRCAGIQTLRTQRLQSKPAPQQKEPPAPNLVNRKFKVAVPNRVWVGDMTQITTRTGISHLSIFLDLSTHAVIGWAMGTSQTAALAVQTIEAAMERYRPPPGLVCHTDQGSPYGSKKFRDYLESKGAIASMSRKGNCHDNAVAESFFSNLKNELTHHFVYEDHAAAVAAVKDHIEVYYNTIRLHQSLGYKTPAQVQAQHMCC, translated from the coding sequence ATTCGCGAGCATGCCGAGATGTATCCGGTCGGGCTGATGTGCCGCTTACTTGGCGTAAGCCGAAGCGGCTACCATGCCTCGCGCTGTCGCCCTATGAGCCCGCGCGATAGCGCGGACATCGCCTTGATTGCGAGGCTTCACGAGATCGACGCGGAACACCGGCGCGCTGCAGGCGTCATCAAGATGTGGCGGGTGCTACGCGCGGAAAAAAATCCATGCGGGCGAAATCGAGTGGCACGTCTACGACGTTGCGCCGGCATTCAGACGCTTCGAACCCAACGACTGCAAAGCAAACCAGCACCGCAACAAAAAGAACCGCCAGCCCCGAATCTGGTGAACCGGAAATTCAAGGTCGCCGTTCCAAACCGCGTGTGGGTGGGCGACATGACGCAAATCACCACGCGGACGGGGATAAGCCATCTGTCGATATTCCTGGATTTGTCCACGCACGCTGTCATTGGCTGGGCGATGGGAACGAGCCAGACCGCCGCCCTGGCCGTGCAGACGATCGAAGCGGCCATGGAGCGATATCGCCCGCCGCCAGGGCTCGTTTGCCACACGGATCAGGGATCGCCTTACGGCTCGAAGAAGTTTCGCGACTACCTCGAGTCGAAGGGCGCAATTGCGAGCATGAGCCGCAAAGGGAACTGTCACGATAACGCGGTTGCGGAGAGCTTCTTCTCGAACCTGAAGAACGAGTTGACGCATCACTTCGTGTATGAAGATCACGCTGCCGCAGTTGCCGCCGTCAAAGATCATATTGAGGTGTACTACAATACAATCCGACTTCATCAATCGCTCGGCTACAAAACGCCGGCGCAGGTCCAGGCGCAGCACATGTGTTGCTAA
- a CDS encoding transposase, producing the protein MDTKLVKSSENQVFSPEFKLQAVERLKQCDNAAALARELGVRRNQLYKWAKRVDLVGPDLAFRPPGRPPAGEEDELTRLRKENLRLALELEILKKAEAYFMRR; encoded by the coding sequence ATGGATACCAAACTCGTAAAATCATCTGAAAACCAGGTCTTTAGCCCGGAGTTCAAGCTCCAAGCGGTTGAACGTCTGAAGCAATGCGATAACGCCGCGGCGCTGGCGCGAGAGCTCGGCGTGCGTCGAAATCAGCTTTATAAATGGGCGAAGCGGGTCGACTTGGTCGGCCCGGACTTGGCGTTTCGACCGCCTGGGCGCCCGCCAGCTGGCGAGGAAGACGAGCTGACTCGGCTTCGCAAGGAGAATCTTCGCCTGGCACTGGAGCTCGAAATTCTAAAAAAAGCCGAGGCGTACTTCATGCGCCGATAG
- a CDS encoding response regulator, whose translation MLNFERSSLNQKLTIISFLSTGTALLSVFLAFAVTSVLNHRKDEGMQLSSFAGVIGANSVDALVFNDRNGAQNTLSALKAKEEISNATLFDRNGKVFARYVAPGRAEEVFANVDPVGPGEDALAEANAQGRSFWSTRMRLYREVTGNSHQVGVVMIEADLTNMWLDIFKSLGVIAAAMGASLLVAMMLASRFKSSIADPVTKLINAAQKVSASQNYTLRIAHERTDELGTLIDSFNDMLAQIEGRGAALTHHRDELERQVSVRTEQLEKAKNAAEAASRAKSAFLATMSHEIRTPMNGVLGMTEMLLGTSLSETQRKYTKLVKSSGEHLLVIINDILDFSKIEAGKLSVEYINFNLWDLLDDINNVYTPQAQGKGIALDFDIASNIPVSICGDPNRLRQIMANLLGNALKFTDQGRIMARVQVNQEDAQAVALRFEVHDTGIGVSREARGRIFEAFSQADGSTTRKYGGTGLGLAISKQLVELMGGKIGVDNASTQGSIFWFTVSFDKRRVAPDEPGFSLTAIEGQRVLIVDEHPSSREELERQILAWNLDCDSVASALQASERLLSAARAGQPYDVAILDMELERTSGLSLAAQIKADPASRATRILLLSEERLAADPVQRREAGVAYQLIKPVRAGDLFECIAARRRKPIAAPVPTEAPAPVRAPAADPGAARQRKVLLAEDNPVNVEVATAMLDSLGLAVSCARNGEEALQAVREGGQYDIVLMDCQMPVMDGFAATKEIRRHEREGGRARKLPVIAITANALQGDRESCLAAGMDDYLSKPFTQQQLAALLGRWIALPLAGAAPQEAPYEPEPREAPRASEPLVAMVHHDDERPVLPAAAREQIARDVINLHALENIRALSADRGGALVQRVINAYVDDTPQHLDKLRQAIAGLDTTSVRKVAHSLKSSSANVGAETLAQMCKDLEILGRNDSTEGAAGILTDMEHEFQAVRHSLSAILEKET comes from the coding sequence ATGCTGAACTTCGAGCGTTCCAGCCTCAACCAGAAACTGACGATCATCTCGTTCCTGTCGACGGGCACCGCCTTGCTGTCGGTGTTCCTCGCTTTCGCGGTGACGTCGGTGCTGAACCACCGCAAGGACGAGGGCATGCAGCTGTCGTCGTTCGCCGGCGTGATCGGCGCCAACAGCGTGGACGCGCTCGTCTTCAACGACCGCAACGGCGCCCAGAACACGCTGTCGGCCCTGAAGGCGAAAGAGGAAATCTCGAACGCGACCCTGTTCGACCGCAACGGCAAGGTGTTCGCGCGCTACGTCGCGCCCGGCCGCGCCGAGGAGGTGTTCGCCAACGTCGATCCGGTCGGTCCCGGCGAGGACGCGCTGGCCGAGGCCAACGCCCAAGGCCGCTCGTTCTGGAGCACGCGCATGCGCCTGTACCGCGAGGTGACGGGCAACAGCCACCAGGTCGGCGTGGTGATGATCGAAGCGGACCTGACCAATATGTGGCTCGACATCTTCAAGAGCCTGGGCGTGATCGCCGCCGCGATGGGCGCCTCGCTGCTGGTGGCGATGATGCTCGCCAGCCGCTTCAAGAGCAGCATCGCCGATCCCGTCACCAAGCTCATCAACGCGGCGCAGAAAGTGTCGGCCAGCCAGAACTACACCTTGCGCATCGCGCACGAGCGCACCGACGAGCTGGGCACCCTGATCGACAGCTTCAACGACATGCTGGCCCAGATCGAAGGCCGCGGCGCCGCCCTCACCCACCATCGCGACGAACTCGAACGCCAGGTCAGCGTGCGCACCGAGCAGCTGGAGAAGGCCAAGAACGCAGCCGAGGCCGCCAGCCGCGCGAAGAGCGCCTTCCTCGCTACCATGAGCCACGAGATCCGCACGCCGATGAACGGCGTGCTGGGCATGACCGAAATGCTGCTGGGCACCAGCCTGTCCGAGACCCAGCGCAAGTACACCAAGCTGGTCAAGAGTTCTGGCGAGCACCTGCTGGTGATCATCAACGACATCCTCGACTTTTCCAAGATCGAGGCGGGCAAGCTGTCGGTCGAGTACATCAATTTCAACCTGTGGGACCTGCTCGACGACATCAACAACGTGTACACGCCGCAAGCCCAGGGCAAGGGCATCGCCCTCGACTTCGATATTGCCAGCAACATTCCGGTGTCGATCTGCGGCGACCCGAACCGGCTGCGCCAGATCATGGCCAACCTGCTCGGCAACGCCCTCAAGTTCACCGACCAGGGCCGCATCATGGCGCGCGTGCAGGTCAACCAGGAGGACGCCCAGGCCGTGGCGCTGCGCTTCGAGGTGCACGACACCGGCATCGGCGTCTCGCGCGAGGCGCGCGGCCGCATCTTCGAGGCCTTCTCGCAGGCCGACGGCTCGACCACGCGCAAGTACGGCGGCACCGGCCTGGGCCTGGCGATCTCGAAACAGCTGGTCGAACTGATGGGCGGCAAGATTGGTGTGGACAATGCTTCAACGCAAGGCTCGATCTTCTGGTTCACGGTAAGTTTCGACAAGCGGCGCGTCGCCCCCGACGAGCCCGGATTCTCACTGACCGCCATCGAGGGACAACGCGTGCTGATCGTCGACGAACATCCGTCCAGCCGGGAAGAACTGGAGCGCCAGATCCTCGCGTGGAACCTGGACTGCGACAGCGTCGCATCGGCCCTGCAGGCTTCCGAGCGGCTGCTGTCGGCCGCGCGCGCCGGCCAGCCCTACGACGTCGCCATCCTCGACATGGAGCTCGAGCGCACCAGCGGCCTGTCGCTGGCGGCGCAGATCAAGGCCGATCCGGCCAGCCGCGCCACCCGCATCCTGCTGCTGAGCGAAGAGCGCCTGGCGGCCGATCCGGTGCAGCGGCGCGAGGCCGGCGTCGCCTACCAGCTGATCAAGCCGGTGCGCGCCGGCGACCTGTTCGAATGCATCGCCGCGCGCCGCCGCAAGCCCATCGCCGCGCCCGTGCCGACAGAGGCGCCGGCGCCGGTGCGCGCTCCCGCCGCCGACCCCGGCGCGGCGCGGCAGCGCAAGGTGCTGCTGGCCGAGGACAATCCGGTGAACGTCGAAGTGGCGACCGCAATGCTCGACAGCCTGGGCCTGGCCGTGAGCTGCGCGCGCAACGGCGAGGAAGCGCTGCAGGCGGTGCGCGAGGGCGGCCAGTACGACATCGTGCTGATGGACTGCCAGATGCCGGTGATGGACGGCTTTGCCGCGACCAAGGAGATCCGCCGCCACGAGCGCGAAGGCGGGCGCGCGCGCAAGCTGCCGGTGATCGCCATCACCGCCAATGCGCTGCAGGGCGACCGCGAGTCCTGCCTGGCCGCCGGCATGGACGATTACCTGAGCAAGCCGTTCACGCAGCAGCAGCTGGCCGCCCTGCTCGGGCGCTGGATCGCGCTGCCGCTGGCCGGCGCAGCGCCGCAGGAGGCGCCGTATGAGCCGGAGCCGCGGGAGGCGCCGCGCGCGTCCGAGCCGCTGGTGGCCATGGTCCACCACGACGACGAGCGCCCGGTGCTGCCTGCCGCGGCGCGCGAGCAGATCGCCCGCGACGTGATCAACCTGCACGCGCTGGAGAACATCCGCGCGCTGTCGGCCGACCGCGGCGGCGCGCTGGTCCAGCGCGTCATCAACGCCTACGTGGACGACACGCCGCAACACCTCGACAAGCTGCGCCAGGCCATCGCCGGCCTCGATACGACCAGCGTGCGCAAGGTCGCGCACAGCCTGAAGTCGAGCAGTGCCAACGTCGGCGCCGAAACGCTGGCGCAGATGTGCAAGGACCTGGAGATCCTCGGCCGCAACGACAGCACCGAAGGCGCGGCCGGCATCCTCACCGACATGGAGCATGAATTCCAGGCAGTCCGGCATTCGCTCAGTGCCATCCTAGAGAAGGAAACTTGA
- a CDS encoding bifunctional diguanylate cyclase/phosphodiesterase — translation MRAQPVSDFITSSDALCDAVMRLRGKVLHEELGRIARTLLGCPYGVFEAGDGEHESFAPIGEQLRQEVASDGHRFGSYRVFGRLGYNAEDRHHLASLARLTASLMQVHSLAQRSTHAFVQVEAQLAHQLQVLDQIQESVLTLDRTGYITSWNKGAERLFGYSAVEAIGNHILFLYVDEDENFHDSFAEQGGRLMEVRRRKKSGEVFWASMTLTPLVDLDERPIGLIAYLSDITERKQAEERLHHLAYYDALTGLPNRTLLTKLLDQALMVAQRNEATGCVLFIDLDRFKWINDTLGRRIGDELLRQVSLRFRDALREEDIVARLSGDEFVVGLFDIRQHFEATTVAQKLQASLGRPFLIEGHDLRVGASVGISVYPQDGGDAETLLRLADIAMARAKQGHHDNPEDSVAFYSLDMNQGMHERMRIESGLRHALGHGELLLHFQPKFQIDGHRIIGAEALVRWMHPERGLVPPAEFIPLAETTGLIVQVGEWVLEAACAQAAIWQRAGLPPLRIAINVSAREFTATLPGRLAATLRRYELAPSWLELEITESALMHDIERVIDIMGEINALGVTLSLDDFGTGYSSLSYLKRFPIHTLKIDRSFTTGVPNDASDCAIATTIIGMAQKLGHQVIAEGVETVEQLEFLRASGCDEVQGYLFSRPLAAGAFETALRENWLL, via the coding sequence ATGCGCGCGCAGCCAGTGTCCGATTTCATCACCAGCAGCGACGCCTTGTGCGACGCGGTGATGCGGCTGCGCGGCAAGGTATTGCACGAAGAACTGGGCCGCATCGCGCGCACCCTGCTGGGCTGCCCGTACGGCGTGTTCGAGGCAGGCGACGGCGAGCACGAATCGTTTGCGCCGATCGGCGAACAGTTGCGCCAGGAAGTCGCGAGCGACGGCCACCGCTTCGGCAGCTACCGCGTGTTCGGCCGGCTCGGCTACAACGCGGAAGACCGCCATCACCTCGCCAGCCTGGCGCGGCTGACGGCCAGCCTGATGCAGGTGCATTCGCTGGCGCAGCGCTCGACGCACGCCTTCGTGCAGGTGGAGGCGCAGCTTGCGCACCAGCTGCAGGTGCTCGACCAGATTCAGGAGTCGGTGCTCACGCTCGACCGGACCGGCTACATCACCAGCTGGAACAAGGGCGCCGAGCGGCTGTTCGGCTACAGCGCGGTGGAAGCGATCGGCAATCACATCCTGTTCCTGTATGTGGACGAGGACGAAAATTTTCACGACAGCTTTGCCGAGCAGGGCGGGCGCCTGATGGAAGTGCGGCGCCGCAAGAAATCCGGCGAAGTGTTCTGGGCCAGCATGACCCTGACGCCGCTGGTGGACCTCGACGAGCGCCCGATCGGCCTGATCGCCTACCTGAGCGACATCACCGAGCGCAAGCAGGCAGAGGAACGCCTGCACCATTTGGCCTATTACGACGCGCTGACCGGCCTGCCGAACCGCACGCTGCTGACCAAGCTGCTGGACCAGGCGCTGATGGTGGCGCAGCGCAACGAGGCGACCGGCTGCGTGCTGTTCATCGACCTCGACCGCTTCAAGTGGATCAACGACACGCTCGGGCGGCGCATCGGCGACGAACTGCTGCGGCAGGTGTCGCTGCGTTTCCGCGACGCGCTGCGCGAGGAAGACATCGTGGCGCGGCTGTCGGGCGACGAATTCGTCGTCGGCCTGTTCGACATCCGCCAGCATTTCGAGGCGACCACGGTGGCGCAGAAGCTGCAGGCGTCGCTCGGGAGGCCGTTCCTGATCGAAGGACACGACCTGCGCGTGGGCGCCAGCGTTGGCATCAGCGTGTATCCGCAGGACGGCGGCGATGCCGAAACCCTGCTGCGGCTGGCCGACATCGCGATGGCGCGCGCCAAGCAGGGCCATCACGATAATCCCGAGGACAGCGTGGCGTTTTACAGCCTCGACATGAACCAAGGCATGCATGAGCGCATGCGGATCGAGTCGGGCCTGCGCCATGCGCTGGGGCACGGCGAACTGCTGCTGCACTTCCAGCCGAAGTTCCAGATCGACGGCCATCGCATCATCGGCGCCGAGGCGCTGGTGCGCTGGATGCATCCGGAGCGCGGCCTGGTGCCGCCGGCCGAGTTCATTCCGCTGGCCGAAACGACCGGCCTGATCGTGCAGGTGGGCGAGTGGGTGCTGGAAGCGGCGTGCGCGCAGGCGGCGATCTGGCAGAGGGCGGGGCTGCCGCCGCTGCGGATTGCGATCAATGTGTCGGCGCGCGAATTTACCGCAACCTTGCCGGGGCGGCTGGCGGCGACCTTGAGGCGCTATGAGCTGGCGCCAAGCTGGTTGGAGCTGGAAATTACCGAGAGCGCGCTGATGCACGACATCGAGCGCGTGATCGACATCATGGGCGAGATCAACGCGCTGGGCGTGACCTTGTCGCTGGACGATTTCGGCACCGGCTATTCGAGCCTGTCGTACCTGAAGCGCTTTCCGATTCACACGCTGAAGATCGACCGCTCGTTCACCACCGGTGTGCCGAATGACGCCAGCGATTGCGCGATTGCCACCACCATCATCGGCATGGCCCAGAAGCTGGGGCACCAGGTGATTGCGGAAGGGGTGGAGACGGTCGAGCAGCTGGAATTCCTGCGCGCATCGGGTTGTGATGAAGTGCAGGGGTATCTGTTCTCGCGGCCGCTGGCGGCGGGGGCGTTCGAGACGGCGCTGCGGGAGAACTGGCTGCTGTGA